In the genome of Cryptomeria japonica chromosome 8, Sugi_1.0, whole genome shotgun sequence, one region contains:
- the LOC131028883 gene encoding phenylalanine 4-monooxygenase, chloroplastic-like: MNSSCSAFHAKMAVLQCQFIIAYHSRSTTPLNKKHFCSKKCFRPSGHRLGTGIRIAPTQSQQLPGYPLKVWNAIETPSIPRSIHDIPNGDHILGFGANLAKDHPGYHDEEYKRRRSSIADMAKKHKIGEQIPAIEYTTEEIDVWGQVLTKLSALYPTHACKEYLESFRLFNFSPNRIPQLEELSQITGHHTGWKIRPVAGLLHPRQFLNGLAFKTFHSTQYIRHPSNPIYTPEPDICHEILGHVPMLAHPDFAQLAELIGLASLGASDKEIWHLTKLYWYTVEFGTILEDDGVKAFGAGLLSSFGEIQHMKSGKPIFQDLDPFAKLPKMSYKDGFQNMYFLCHSFSDVSAKIQSYLETIQSAN; encoded by the exons ATGAATTCTTCTTGTTCTGCATTTCATGCAAAAATGGCTGTCCTTCAGTGCCAATTCATAATTGCCTATCATTCACGCTCCACAACTCCATTGAACAAGAAGCATTTTTGTAGCAAAAAGTGTTTTCGGCCTTCTGGTCATCGTCTCGGAACTGGAATTAGAATTGCACCCACACAATCCCAGCAATTGCCAG GATACCCATTAAAAGTGTGGAACGCAATTGAAACTCCTTCAATCCCAAGGTCTATTCATGATATACCGAATGGTGATCATATTCTTGGCTTTGGGGCAAACTTAGCAAAAGATCATCCA GGATATCATGATGAGGAGTACAAGAGAAGGCGGTCATCTATAGCAGATATGGCTAAGAAACACAAAAT AGGAGAGCAGATTCCTGCCATTGAATATACCACCGAAGAAATTGATGTTTGGGGGCAGGTTCTTACAAAGCTTAGTGCTTTGTACCCGACTCATGCTTGCAAGGAGTATTTAGAATCATTTCGTCTTTTCAACTTTTCTCCTAATAGAATTCCTCAATTAGAAGAGCTCTCACAG ATTACTGGACATCACACTGGATGGAAAATAAGACCTGTTGCAGGGCTGTTGCACCCACGTCAATTTTTGAATGGGCTGGCTTTTAAAACATTCCACTCAACACAGTATATCCGTCATCCTAGCAATCCAATATACACTCCTGAACCTGACATTTGTCATGAGATTCTTGGTCACGTACCAATGCTTGCACACCCTGACTTTGCTCAACTCGCTGAACTCATTGGGTTAGCATCATTAGGGGCATCTGATAAAGAAATCTGGCATCTCACAAAGCTATATTGGTACACTGTTGAATTCGGAACAATCCTAGAAGATGATGGTGTGAAAGCATTTGGAGCTGGTTTGCTATCTAGTTTTGGAGAGATTCAACACATGAAATCTGGAAAGCCAATATTTCAGGACCTTGACCCATTTGCTAAGCTACCCAAGATGAGTTACAAGGACGGATTTCAGAACATGTATTTCTTATGTCACAGCTTTTCAGATGTTTCAGCAAAAATTCAATCCTATCTGGAAACGATTCAGTCTGCCAATTAA